The sequence CGTCAGCCCCTCCAGCGCGAACTTGCTGGCGCTGTAGAGCCCCTGGAAGGGCAGCCCCACCTCGCCGCCCAGCGAGCTGATGTGGATGAAGAGGCCCGAGCGGCGCTCGCGCATGGACGGCAGCACCGCCTTGCACACCCGCATCGCGCCCAGCAGGTTGGTGTCGAGCTGCTGCTTCGCCTCCTCGATGGAGGTGTCCTCCAGCGCGCCCGCCAACGCATAGCCCGCGTTGTTGACCACCACGTCGATGCGGCCTTCCGCCGCCAGCACCGCGTCCACCGCGCGCTGCACGGAGTCGTCACGGGTGACGTCCAGCGCCAGCCAGCGCCAGCCCTTCGGCGCTTCAGCCAGCGGCTGGCGGCTGGTGCCGTAGACGATGTACCCGCGCTCGCTCAACAGCTCCGCGCAGGCCCTGCCAATTCCAGACGACGCTCCGGTGATGAGTACGACTCTGCTTCCCTGGGATGCGACCATGTCCTCCGCTCCACCATCCCCCCCAGGCCCCCGCACAAACCATGGGCATCGCGTGGGAACAAGGCAGTGGAACAAACTGAAACCCTGAGTGCGAGTGCCCGAGGGCCCGTCCGCACGGTGATTGGGAGGGAGCAGGGACAGGGGGCGGGTTGAATTCCCGGTTGCCGGCTGCGAGAACAGTGGCTCCTTCCGCCACGGAGTCTTCATGGCCCGCCTGTCCCGACTGCTTCCGTTGCTGTGTCTGGCCATGCTGTCCGGCCCGCCGGCTCGCGCGGAGGACATGTCTGCCTTCGCGGCGCGGGTGAAGCCTTCCATCGTCCAGCTCGAGCTGCTGGGGCCCTCGGGGCAGGTGGTGGGCTCGGGGACGGGTTTCTTCATCTCCGAGGACGGGCTCGTCACCACCAACGAACACGTGGTGGAGGACGCCCAGCAGATGCGGGCCCGGCTGCCCGACGGCAGCACGCGCCAGGTGCTCGGGTACCTGGCGCGCAACCCGGAGCGCGACGTCGCCCTGGTGAAGCTGGAGGGGACGGGCTACTCCGCGCTGCCGCTCGGCGTGGACGTGAAGGTGAAGGAGGGCATGAAGGTCCTCACCGTGGGCAACCCGCTCGGGCTCACCTTCAGCTTGAGCGAGGGCATGGTCTCCGCGCTGCGTCCGAATGGCCTGCCGGAGGAGTACCAGCACTCCGAGGCGACGAAGCACGCGATGATTCAAATCACCGCGTACAGCGGCGCGGGCTCGAGCGGCTCACCGATTCTCTCCGAGGACGGGCAGGTCATCGCCGTGCTGCAAGGGGGCATGGGGCTGTCGGGCAACCTCGTCTTCGGCATCCCCGTGGACGTGGTGGCGAAGATGAAGGCGGACCTCGCCCCCGGCGCCGTGCCGCAACCCTTCCAGGAGTTCCCCTGGAAGGGAGCGATGGGCTCGGCGGTGTTCTTCGGGTTGCTCGGGGTGGCGTGGGCCTGGTCCAAGCGCCACGAGTGGCGCAGGGCGCGCGACTTGCGGAAGAGCCGCGAGCTGGCCTCCGCCACCCGGTACCGCGCCTGACGACTACAGGGACTTGCGCACGCCGGAAGGCGGCACGCGCGAGCGTCCCTCCTCGTCCACCGGCAGTCCGTCCGTGCCCTTCCACGTCTGGTGGCGTTGCACCTCACGCACCATGAAGAGCGCGGCGGCGGACAGCACGCCGAGGTCGTCCAGCCAGCCGAGCACCGGGATGAAGTCCGGAATCGCGTCCACCGGCGACAGGAAGTAGACCACCGCCAGCACGCCAGCGAGCTTCCGCCAGAGCGGTACGCGCGGGTCGCGCACATAGCTGAAGAAGCGGGTCCCCATGCCACGAAGGCCTGCGATGTTCATGCCCACCTCTACGCGTGAGAGGCCCGGGTGATTGCAGCCCCGGGCCGCACGTAGCGTACGACGTTTGCACGGCCGAAGGGCAACCAGCCTCAGTCCGGACTGTCTTCCAACACCACCGCGCGGCCCACCACCTCCAGCCGCGCCCGCGAGCCCGCGCGCAGGGGCAACTCCGGCGCGCCGCGCACGGTGAGCTCCATGCCGCCGCAGGCCACGGTGAACTCGGCGCTGGGCCCCTGGAACTCGCGCGAGAGTACCTCGGCGCGCAGGGCGCCACCCACCGCGACGGTGTCGGTGTCGGGCACGAGGCGCAGCGCCTCCGGGCGCAGGGAGAGGAGCACATTGCCCCTGGCGTTGCCCGCCACGGGGAGGATGCCGAGCATCGTCCGCACGCCGTTGCCGAAGCCCACGCCGGGCAGGAGGTTGGTGCCGCCGAGGAAGTACGCGACGAAGGCGGTGCGCGGTGAGGAGTAGACGGACTCGGGCGTGCCCACCTGCTCCACCCTGCCGGCGCGCATCACCGCGAGCCGGTCCGCGAAGGCCATGGCCTGGACCTGGTCATCCGTGACGAGGAGCACGGTGACGCCGAGCGACTTGAGGACGCGACGGAGGTCGACTCGGGTGGAGACGCGCAGCGTGGAGTCGAGGTGGAAGAAGGGCTCGTCGAGCAGGAGCACTCGGGGCCCTGGGGCGAGCGCGCGGGCGAGGGCCACGCGCTGCTGCTGGGTGATGGAGAGCTCGTGAGGCTTGCGCGAGTCGAAGCCCTCCAGACCGAGGAGCTTCAGCGTGGCGCGGGAGCGCGCGTGGGCTTCCGCGCGTGGCAGCGAGGCGAGGCCGAAGGCGACGTTGTCCAGGACGGACAGGTGCGGGAAGAGCGCGGGGTCCTGGAACACGAGGCCCACGCCACGCTGCTCCGACGGGACGAAGGTGCCCGGGCCCGCGAGGGTGCGGCCGTCGAGGGTGAGGGTGCCCGACTCCGGGCGCACGAAGCCGGCGACGAGGCGAAGGACGGTGTCCTTCCCGCTGCTGGCAGAGCCGAGGAGCGCCACGACTTCGCCCGCCTCCACCTCCAGCATGAGGCCTTCCACGGCAGGAGTGCCGCGGGCATTGCGCAGGGTGAGGGCGTCGAGTGAGAGGAAGGGCATGACCGGAACGCGGCGCACCCTACCGCGTTCCCGGGCGGGAGGAAGCCCTGCGGCTCAACTCAGCGGTTCGGCGTCCGTCGCGCGAGCAGAGATGTGCGGACCCTTCGCGGCGGGCATCTGACCGAGCGTGGCGGGGCGGACCGTGCCCGAGGCCTGTTACCGCTCCCAGTGCGACTGGAACGTGGGGACTTCACCGTGGGCACTCGGCTCGAGCGTGCCGGAGCGGACGCCGCATGAGGCCACCTGTCGCAGCGGGCATCTGACGCGAGCGTGCCGGAGCGCGGCGAGATAGCCTCCGCGCCGCAGCCCACTCGCCGTCGCGGAGACACGCCATGCTTCGCCCGCTCATCGCAGCCTGTGCCGCCGTCCTGCTCCATGCCCCGCTGGCCTCGGCGGAGCAGCCGCCGAAGCCGTCGCAGCAACAGCCCGCGCAGCAAACGCCGCCGAAGCCTCCCGCCGCACAGCAGCCGCCCGCCGCGCTGAAGGCCGCGAGCGAGCAGACCCAGGCCGCGCTCCAGCAGGCCCCCACCGCGAAGCCCGAGGACGTGCGCTCCATCGCGAGCCTCATGTCCGCGCTCTACGACGTCATCAGCGGCCCTGCGGGTCAGGCGCGTGACTGGGCG comes from Pyxidicoccus parkwaysis and encodes:
- a CDS encoding SDR family oxidoreductase, translating into MVASQGSRVVLITGASSGIGRACAELLSERGYIVYGTSRQPLAEAPKGWRWLALDVTRDDSVQRAVDAVLAAEGRIDVVVNNAGYALAGALEDTSIEEAKQQLDTNLLGAMRVCKAVLPSMRERRSGLFIHISSLGGEVGLPFQGLYSASKFALEGLTESLRQEVAPFGIQATLVQPGDVRTRITDNRVQAGQSGPGSAYRAHFETALRTIEADERSGVPPEDVARRVLELLESGSVRVRYSVGKLAQRAAVMAKWVLPSRTFESIVMSLYGLSRN
- a CDS encoding YkvA family protein → MGTRFFSYVRDPRVPLWRKLAGVLAVVYFLSPVDAIPDFIPVLGWLDDLGVLSAAALFMVREVQRHQTWKGTDGLPVDEEGRSRVPPSGVRKSL
- a CDS encoding ABC transporter ATP-binding protein, which encodes MPFLSLDALTLRNARGTPAVEGLMLEVEAGEVVALLGSASSGKDTVLRLVAGFVRPESGTLTLDGRTLAGPGTFVPSEQRGVGLVFQDPALFPHLSVLDNVAFGLASLPRAEAHARSRATLKLLGLEGFDSRKPHELSITQQQRVALARALAPGPRVLLLDEPFFHLDSTLRVSTRVDLRRVLKSLGVTVLLVTDDQVQAMAFADRLAVMRAGRVEQVGTPESVYSSPRTAFVAYFLGGTNLLPGVGFGNGVRTMLGILPVAGNARGNVLLSLRPEALRLVPDTDTVAVGGALRAEVLSREFQGPSAEFTVACGGMELTVRGAPELPLRAGSRARLEVVGRAVVLEDSPD
- a CDS encoding S1C family serine protease, with protein sequence MARLSRLLPLLCLAMLSGPPARAEDMSAFAARVKPSIVQLELLGPSGQVVGSGTGFFISEDGLVTTNEHVVEDAQQMRARLPDGSTRQVLGYLARNPERDVALVKLEGTGYSALPLGVDVKVKEGMKVLTVGNPLGLTFSLSEGMVSALRPNGLPEEYQHSEATKHAMIQITAYSGAGSSGSPILSEDGQVIAVLQGGMGLSGNLVFGIPVDVVAKMKADLAPGAVPQPFQEFPWKGAMGSAVFFGLLGVAWAWSKRHEWRRARDLRKSRELASATRYRA